A single window of Modestobacter italicus DNA harbors:
- the crgA gene encoding cell division protein CrgA, whose product MPKSKVRKKSVYTPPEGVLPSRAARARAAEPSPRWYAVVMVALMLIGLLWIVVYYVAGDRIGFMVSLGAWNFAIGFGAMVAGLVMSMRWR is encoded by the coding sequence GTGCCCAAGTCGAAGGTGCGCAAGAAGTCGGTGTACACCCCGCCGGAGGGTGTGCTGCCCTCCCGCGCGGCCCGTGCCCGTGCCGCGGAGCCCAGCCCCCGCTGGTACGCGGTCGTCATGGTGGCCCTGATGCTCATCGGCCTGCTGTGGATCGTCGTGTACTACGTCGCCGGCGACCGGATCGGCTTCATGGTGTCCCTGGGCGCCTGGAACTTCGCCATCGGGTTCGGCGCCATGGTCGCCGGGCTGGTCATGTCGATGCGCTGGCGCTGA